AAGATACGATGAAGCGCAAAAATCGCTCGCCCAGGACGCCGACGTGGTTGGTGCGCTCGGCACGGCAAGATGTGTAGCCCAATTTCGTTTGGACGAACTGAATCGCCAAATCTGCGCCACGCGTAAATTGATGGAATTGGCGGAAGGGATCAAACGCATCGACACATATCGTTATAAACGTTCGCGTAAAACTAGTGACCCCCAAAAACCGTACCAATTCTACCGCAATGATTTTCCGGTGATTACAGATGCTGTGCGCAGTGCAGCGAGAATATACGCGCTCGACAAAGATGCCCAAGCTCTGGACAAATTGATCAAGACGAATGCTGAGTTGGCTAGCAAAAACTTGAACGAAAAGCCGAAGTACGAGGCTTTAGGCATCGAATACATGGATCGAGTGACCGGGCGCGAGTTGAAAGACAATGTTTTGGCGATTCGCACCCTGATCGACAAAAAGATCATGACCCCGTTGTATCGTGGTCTGATCGAGAAACTGATGCTCTTTTACGGTAACAAGCAAATCGCGGATCACACGGTGGGCGAATTGACTCGGCAAGCCAAGGTCGAGGCGGCCAAGATCCACCTGTTGGAGGCTTTTGCCAAGCAGAAGAAGTTCAGCCTGCGTTCTTGTCCGTTATGCGATTACGGTGCCAAAGTAACACCTTTAGGCGTCGGGGCAGCGGAATTGGCAGAAAAGATCAAGCAAAAAGATCCGAACAAAGATGACGTGCCGAACACGGCGGCTGCAGTTGTTGCGGCTCCGGTCAAGCGTTTCGCTAACTGATTACGATTGCGGACGTGCCGGGTGGCTAACTGACTGCGATATGTATGTGGCCAACTTACGGTTACAACTGGGGTGGTTGGCCGACGGCAGTGCAGAAATTGATTGTGATGAAGTGTTAGCAACTTACGGTTGCCATAATAAAATATGTAAGCAAGTGAAAATCCCTCGCCGGTCTTGTGATATGTACCCAGAAAACTGGACACATATCGTTGCCGCCGGCAGGGATTTTTTATAGATAATTTGTTTTTGAATTGTTTCGCCGAATTGTTTCGCCGCGTCAACGGTGCGGCTCTCAGCTCGGCTCAGCGTGTGCACGTTGTTCCGCGCGTCAGTGCGGCTCTCGGCTCAGCTCAGCGCGTGCGCGTTATTTCGCCGCGTCAGCTGCCTTAATCAGAATATTTTTGCCCTGACGGATCGCACGGTAATGACTATGACTTAAAAAACCGTTCAACAAGGCGGTACGCACATCATAGAAATTGTGCGGATCGGCTGCCGCATCTTCGTCCCCAGTGCAGCCCGAAACTTTCCCCTGTTGCAAGTGAAAATTGCGATGATCATCATGATCGTGATTACCCTCACAGGTAACCTGCCGCGCTGAGGCCAAGTCCACCAGCAACGGGTCAGCCGCAAATTTGCTATGAGTATCAATATTTGTCGCCAAAAGCAAATCGCCTTCCGGGGTAAGACTGCCGGTCAGCGCCATGTCGCACGGCATCCCGTCCAAAATTATACCGTTGATCTGCTGAAACAACTCATCCCCCCCTTTGAAATGCTCCGTAGGAGCGCAAGCCGCCCCACAAGCAAAAGCACGCGCCAGATTATCCGAGCCGTGAGCGATGGCAAAAGCCAGTCTGCCTTCCACCTCCTCAATTTGCGCCGACAAAAAACCGTGAATATTTGCTTGGTCGATGATTTCATCCAAAGCAGCGGTCGGTACAGGTGGGAGGACGGCATTCAAAGCAGCCAATTCATCCTGATCTAGCAAAGTTGCGGTCAGCCTGTCTTGAAATTTAATTTTTTCGTACATCAAATAGTGAATCGGACCTAGGGTGCTACTCATAATTTCTCCTTATTTCTCCTTTTAATTGTTTACATTATACAAATAAAATGCTAAAGTTTTCATTGCCATAGTTTATTTTGCCAATGCTAAAATAAACTATGGCTAATTATAGTCAATTACAGTAATTTATTGCAATGCCAAGCGTTGGAATAATTGTAGGAGGTACGTATGAAAATAACTGAAGTGAAAAGCCCTAAAGCCCCACAAGCGATCGGCCCGTATTCGCAAGCCATAATCGCCGGAGAAACGATTTATGTATCGGGACAGCTGCCGATAAATCCGACTACCGGAGAAATGCCGACCACTATTACTGAGCAAACCGAGCAGAGCCTCAAAAACATTGTGTCAATTTTGGCTGAGGCCGGGGTTTCAATGCAAAATGTCGTTCAAGCCACCGTGTTGCTGCATGATATTAATGATTTTGGTGCGATGAATGAAGTGTATGGACAATTTTTCAAAGCTCCCTTCCCTTCTCGTATGGCTTATCAGGTGGCATGCCTGCCGAAAAACGCTAAAGTAGAAATCGCGGTAATTGCTGTCCGCAGTTGATCGCGCTAGGTTTTGCCGGACCACGATATTTTTTATAAATGACAATGCCCGTCACCGGTCACATAGCCGGTAGCGGGCATTTCTGCGTCTAATGGTACAATGGTATGTGCAAACTTGGCCGTTTCACTTATCGCATTAACTTATTATATCCTTATCACCTTATCACAGAGAATTTAGTAAGCGAAAACGGACATTTTGGCTTGGCTAAATCCTTGGGCAACGTATAATCTAAAGTGGCGGAGGACGACAAGTGCCAAAGCGTCTATTCCACATTTTTAGGAAATTGTCTATTGATTGTTGCCTATTGATTTTGCCTACTGCTACTGCTACTGACTAAGGGCTACTGTCCTACTGCCTATTGACTATAATTATCTGTAACCATGAAGGAGTTAAATATGACGAATACGAAAGCAATTTCATGCGATGCGGCCGACACCGGGGCGAGCGTGGTCGCTGCCAATGGTAAATTCGCAGCTGACACCGGGGCGAGTGTGGTCGCTGCCAATGGCAGATCTGCGGCCGACACCGGGACGGTGAGTACGGAGGGAAAAACGCGACACACTTTGTCGCTTCTCCTGCTCATGGCCAGCATAACCTTGATGGCTGTTTTATGCGAACTTGTCCCATCCGGAGTTTTACCGCTGATGGCCAAACACTTCGCCATCAGTGAAGCCAAAGCCGGAATTTTGGTTGGCGGCTACGCGGTGGCCTCGGCAATTTGCGGCATACCGCTGGTATCTTTAACGGTAGAATGGCCGCGCAAAAGACTACTGTTTATTCTGATAATTGGCTTTGCCGTATCCAATATTATTGTAAGCTTTGCTCCCGGTTTTACCGTGGCCATCCTAGGAAGAATTTTGGGTGGAATATGTGCCGGAACTTTGTGGCCGATGATTACCGCCTATGGCATGGCTTTTGTTGAACAACGGCACCAAGGACGTGCGGTAACAATAATTATGTCGGGAATTACCGTTGGTATGGCCTTGGGCTTGCCGTTTATGACTAAAATAGGCACTCTTTTCGGCTTTCAGGCAGAATTTTTGCTGCTAGGCATTTTGCTCGTAATTATCGCCGTGCTGTGCCGGATTTTTTTGCCGTCGGTGGCCGGAGAAAAGCGGTCGAGGGCTAATTCACCCTTGACCATGTTAAAAAATCGCGGCGTTTTGTTGGTCATTCTTCTGACTTTTTTAGCTGTAGGCGTAAATTACGGCCTATATACATTTATAACCAATTTAGTTGCTGTTACAGGCTACCCCGGCATCACAACAGCTCAACTGCTTTTCGGCATTGGTTCGGTTATTTCGATTATCTTGGCCATACGCTATATTGACCGTTATCTGCCGGAAATCGTCTTGGCACTGTTCTTGGTTGGGGTGATAGCAATGCTGACACTGTACTTTGCCGGCAGCGTATACGTGTTGCATCTGGCTTTTGTTTTGTGGGGGCTGGGGTTCGGCTCTTTGAGCAGTGTTTTTCAGGCGGCTACGGCGCGGCAGGTGCGCGAAGGTACGGCGGTTGCCAATGCTTTGCAGTCGTCTTCGTTTAACTTTTCGATCATGATCGGGTCGAGTGTGGGCGGAGTTTTGCTGGGGCAAAAAGGTGCGATGGCGATTGTTCTTTTGACTGCAGGTGTACTTGCATTTGGAGGGGTTGTCAGTGGTCTGACAAGACGGCAATTGAGCGGATTGCAGTGACGTTATAACGTGCTGACGTAGGTGAAAGGCCGTGCGACGTAATGCGCTGAAACCGGTGGAATGCGCTGAAACCGGTGGAATGTGTAATACCGATGGAATGCGTTGAGATAGTATTTGTTGAGATGAATCATTTACTGAGATAAATTATTTTATATGGAGGAAATACATGCTGTTACAGACTTTAAACCTATCTGATTTAAAACTTGCCAATCGCCTGGTAATGCCGCCGATGGCCACGGAGTCGACGGCTGACGGCAAAGTCACCCAAAAATTAATTGATTATTATGTCGCGCGTTCCGGCAAAATCGGCCTGATTATATGCGAACATGCTTATGTTTCACCACGCGGCAAAGCTTCCCCCGGACAATTACGGTTGGACGAGGCGGCAGATATGCAAGGCTTGCGTGCTTTAACGACAGCTGTACATGAACAAGGAGTGACCAAGATCATTCAGCAAATAAACCATGCCGGCCCACAAACAAAAGTGGTAGAAAACCCCTTTGTGGTAGATACAATGACTGCGGCGGATATCGCAGCGGTGAAAAATGAATTTGTCGCGGCGGCCTTGCGGGTCAAAACAGCCGGTTTTGACGGCGTCGAAATTCACTGTGCCCATGGCTATTTGTTGAATCAGTTTTATTCTCCGCGCAAAAATCACCGTGAGGATGAGTATGGCGGCGATGTGGCCGGCAGGTTGCGCCTGACGTGCGAAATTTTGACGGAAGTGCGCCGGGCGGTAGGCGCCGATTATCTGGTGGCTGTGCGCTTCGGGGCGGTAGATTATCGCGAAAACGGCAGCTTGCTGACGGAAGTTGCACCGGCGGCAAAACTTTTGGTGCAAGCCGGGGCGGATCTGATTGATATTTCCGGCGGCTTAACCGGCTTTATGCGCCGCGATTGCGTCACGCCGGGCTGGTTCAAAGCGGAAGCGCAAGCAGCAAAAATTGGTGGCGGGGTATCGGTTTTGCTGACTGGCGGAATTACTTCGCGAGAAACAGCGGAAGATTTGCTGGCAGCAGGAGTGTGCGATTTAATCGGCGTCGGGCGACCCCTGCTGCAAAATCCGGGCGTGATTGATGCGCTTTTGGGAAATGACTCGGCCGAATGACTAAAGGCTTTAACTGACTCCGGCGAATGGCTCGGCTGATGCTTCCCCCCAACTAAAACAGCAACTTTAGGTTTGCGTGCCTGCCGTTTTTTCACATCTTCATACGAAAAACACATCTCTCGTGTAATATGTAGATGGAGGAAAAATAAATGGCAACGATCCTGTTTATGGAAGATGAGAAAAATATTCGTGAAGTGCTGGCTGAATATATGCAAACGGCAGGGCATAAGGTTTTAGCTTGTGTTAATGGATTTGTGGCCAAAGAAATTGTACTAGGTCAAACCACCGCGATGGTTGCCGCATCGAATGCCGGAAATGACGTTGTGGAAGATTTTCAATCCTCGGCCTCAGCACCGCCACTTGCAGGCTCGGCCTCAATGCCGCCGCTTGCGGCCTCATACTCAACGCCGCCACTTGCGAGCTCATCTCCTATGCTGACAACAGACCACGCCGAGAAACCTACAAGTAACTCACCTATGACGGCCGGCAACTTACCATTTGATCTGGCGGTTTTAGACATAAAGGTTCCCGGCCCCGACGGTCTGGAAATTTTGAGACTGATAAAGAGCCGCTATGGCGACAGTATCGGCGTGATCATGCTAACTGCCTATGACGATTTACCAATGCAACTTGCCGCTTTCAATGCCTTGGCCGATGATTTTGTAACCAAACCGCCGGCCCCGGTCATATTACTCAAACGAATTGAGGCAGTTTTGCGGCGTTGCCGGTTGCACAATGCCCGCTCCGAATCGTCCCAATGCTCAACCCGGCCTTGCGCCGGGATACATCCTAAGACTATCACGCCCACAACCAGCCCAAACAACCAAACTTTACCGACTGCCCCCACCTCCTACCTTGCCGCCGGAATTGCTTTGCAGGTAGACAATGATGGGTACAGCGTTTACTATCAGCAAAGAAATTTGCGCTTGACCGTGACCGAGTTTCTTCTCTTTAAGACCCTGTACGACCATCCTGGCCGAGTATATAACCGCGATCAATTGATAACTGCAATATTTGATGCTGATTATATTGCCAGTGAGCGGACAATAGATACCCACGTCAAGAATTTGCGAAAAAAGTTGCCGGCAGACTGCCGCTCCGCGCTAGAAACGGTGATCGGACTCGGCTACCGCTGGCATCGGGAAGGACGGTGAACAATGTCAATATTTAAAACGAATCATCTCCGCAGAAAACAAATAAGTTTGGGCGGCAAAACCTTCATTTATAGCATGGCTATTGCTTGTTTAACGCTGCTCGTAGTGCTTGCATATTTATTCCTATTGCTTCCGTCACTTTATATAGAGGATCGTCGCTTGGCAAATTTAGATTATGCCAAAAAAGCCTTGCACGAATATACTGAGACCGGCCACATACCCGTAGAACCTAATCTCCAAGAATCAATGTTGGCCGGAGTGACCATTCCCCACACCGGTTATAAGTTATCTTTCAATTTCGGCACGGTAAGCGGGGAAATAGAAGTGACCGGCAAAGCCGAACAAAAAGTATTCGATTCATTTCGTAATTTTAAAAAATTCGACGATGCGGCGGCAATAAAACAGCTATGGCATCAAAATTCGTCCTATTTTAAGGATTTTTTTGCCAAACTTGAAACAGCAGTCAATCCGAGTTTTAAAATTTCTCTGCACGATGTGGCCGAGCCGCCGGGTATACCTAAAAGAATTGCCAAACTTCACTACATAAATTCCAAGGCCTTTATTGCCGAGTTTATCGCTGAGCAAAATCCGAGTGGAACGCGCTATACATCATTATGGGGAATCAGGCAAAGCCCCGAAGCAACCAAAATTGTCCTGATAAACTCAATCACCCCGCGTGCCACCGACATTTTACCGACAATTAGCAAAGGTGTACCACTGATCGTCCTGTTGATTTTCCTCATTGCCTTAGGAGGAGCGCGTTTGTATGCCGGCAAAATCGTAAAGCCGATTAAACGTCTGGCCGGCTTGGCCGAAGAAGGGATCATCGAAACGGAAAAAACCGCGGCAGCAGCTAATTTTCGCGCTGTAAATGCGCCAAATTTTACCGCAGCTGATCTTGGGATGACTTGGGCAAATGATTATGCTACCTCCAAAGAAGTTGCTGCATTGAGCAAAGCTTTACGAAGCTTGTTTTCTACACAATCTGCCGCCATGCACGAATTGATTGCCCAAAATAAGCACCGGGAAGTCTTCCTTCGTGCCGCCGCTCACCGGATGAAAACGCCGGTCGCCGCCGCCTCACTTTTGCTTGACGGGATGATCGGTAAGATTGGGAAATACGCGGATTATTCTACCTATTTGCCGCAAGTTAAACACGAGTTGAATGAGATTATCGGAATTGTCAATGAAATTAATGAACTTGGTGCAGCTGGACTTAAGGTTGACTTGACTAAGGTGGATATTGGCCTGCTTTGTCAAACGGTCGGGAAAGAATTTGCTGTGCTGCGTCAGGACAAGGGGTTGCAAATGACCTACCGGATAAATGGAAAGCCAAAGTTTGATATGCCCGACCTGAAATTTGAAGCTTCAGCTGCAGGACTTGCCACCGATGAATCTGCCCGATTAAGCGTTGAAAACGAAAAGTCAGAAGGGGTGGTCTGGCTGACCGATGCTTTAATGCTGCGGAAAATATTAGAAAATTTAGTTGGCAACGCGGTACGTTACACGGCTGCCGGCGGCGAAATATTGATAGATCTGAAAGCGGATTCCATACGGGTGATTAATCGCCCGGCACGGATTGCCTCCACTCTCTTACCGGTTATTTTTGAACCTTTCGTCACCGGCCACTCCCACGCCTTTGGGGATTCCGCTCAGATGCCAAACACAGGCAATGTTTTAGCCCCTGCATACCACCCGGATATGACGGGTACCGCTATGCAAGAAAACGAAGCTCACGGCCACGGTTTAGGCTTGTACATCGCTAAATATTTTGCCAAAATTTTAAACTTAGATCTAATTGTCCATACCGACAAAGATACTGTAACTTTTACCTTAATCAATAGACTTATAACGGCACAGAAAAATAGTAATTAGTAGCACCCGTGAAACGGAGAAAGGAACAAAGATAGAAATGCTTAAATTAGATAATGTAAAAGTGCAATTTAAGGATCAAGTTGCCGTTGACCTTAATCGCGAAATTGATATTGCTACCGGGGAACGCGTGGGCATCATCGGCAGCAATGGAGCCGGCAAAACGACTTTGCTAAAAGCCATTCTCGGGATTGTTCCATACAGTGGCCGGATAATCAGCGACGTGCCAATGAAGGCAATTGGCGTACACATGCAACAAAATGAATACTGCGAAATGGTGCCGATTAAAGTTATTATGGAGATGATTCTTGGCCACAGCCTCAAGTCAGACCCGCAAGTCCAAGAATTGATTGACTTCTTTGACTTTTCTCCCTGCCTGACTAAACGCTGGAAACACCTATCCGGAGGGCAAAAACAACGCTTGACCTTGATTTTAGTCATGGCACGCCCATCCCCTTTGGTCATGTTCGATGAAGTTACTTCCGGCCTTGATTTTGTCACGCGTGACAACCTGATGCGCAAACTGGTTACGTGGTATGCGGGCAAAGAGACGACATTACTTATTACCTCGCATTATTACGCGGAATTAAATAATCTGGCCGATAAAATTCTCCTTATCGATCATGGCCAAGTTGTCGATTATGGCAGCAAAGAATTCCTATTTAAAAAATATTGTGGTGCCTCAGTACTGACATTCCCGATCTCGACGCAGGGTAGTGCAATTGCCGCGAACCATGATCTTATCATTGCACCTAATGGCCAAATCGCCATACGTTGCCAATCACCTGAAGAAGAATTAAGTGTTACGGCAAAATTGGTGGCAGCCAATATTAACTATCAGCGAACCAACCACGATATTGAACTGATAAGTTTAAATGCTTTGGCAAGGCAAAACGAAAGAAAGGAAGAAAGAAAATCATGAATAAGTACACGATTAAATATGAGTTTCTCAACGCCCTGTATAATGGATATTCGTTCTTCTTTGGCGCGATATTCCCGATATTCCTATTACATATAATTATCTATGGATTGACAGATGAAGTGCCGGCGGAATATTTCGGTGAAGTGGTAACCGGATTGTTTATCGGTATGGCAGTCCTGGTGCCACTGGCAGCCGTCTTTCTCAATCATGTGGGCACTTATGCGAATGAACTCGAAAAAAATGTTCCGCAGCGGTTGAAACTTTTCGGCTTCAGCGATACGAATATTTTGCTGAACAAACTGGTAGCGAACGGATTTTTCCTCTTTTTTTGCGTGGCTATATATATGGTTGGAACCCTTCCGTTTTTGCCGATAAAGCTTCCGCGTGTACATGTTATTTTGGTCTGGCTGGTGTTGATTTATCTACTGGGGGCGGAACTTTTCTTACTTGCTCACGGTATAACATCGCTGGTGCGTCGCTTTGCCCCGGCCTATCTTGTTTCGATGACGCTATATTTTTTGATGATGTTTTTGGGCGGCTATATGGGGCTAAGACAGGAAAAGCTTCCCGGCCTGTTACGATCGGTTTCGGACATTTTGCCGACTACCCAGATGGGCAATAAATTTGTGGATTTTTGGCTCGGGCATGACTATAATTTCGCCTCACTGGTGTATTCGTTCTTGTTTTTTGGCGCGCTAGGTGCGCTGCTCAACGTGGTTGCACACAAAACACATGCCCGACACAGTTAGGTGCGCGGGTAGCGGGTGGTAGGTGGCAGGTGCGGCAAGGTTGGTGGTTGGTGGTTGGTGGCGCACAGCCATAAAAACGGCTCCGATTGCGATACGCACCCGGAGCCGATAGTCAACATGTTCAATGCACACGTTTAATGCATTATGATGTAACATCAATTGTTTCTGATGGCCGCCAGCACAGAAGACCGAGTTGCGGCAATCAGATCTGCCTTGCTGGAAATTACCTTGATTCCCATATTAATTTCACGCCCTAGCCCCGGTGTATTCACCTTAGGCAAGAAAAACGCCTTAAACTCCGCCAATTGTTCGGCTGTATGGAAAATAGCCGCCGTCAGACTTATGTAATACGTGAACGACATGTCACCGCCGATCTCCCTTTCTAGCCAGTCCCATTCGCGTTTGATCCAATCCCAAGTCGCGGCATAGCTGGCCGGATTATCAAGCAAATGCATGTACCAACTGCGTAAGTCCTGCGGTTTGATAATATCCGAGTCTTTGAAAGACGCTAGCAATCGTTTCAGACAAACCGGATCGGAACTACTGCACAGTGCTGTGCATAAATCATCTTTGTAGGCGGCGTTGACGGCCGTGCGATAAGCCTCCAGTAATTGCTCAAACAAGGCAGGCGAACCGTAATTCTTTATCTCGTTTTTCATGATTAGCCAACGCATAGCAGCCGGTAAGTTCGCCGGATCAGCCGTTTGGGCAAAAATTTCATGCAGCTCCGCCTTCGCATCAGGATTTTCCGCATAAATCGCCTCGTTGTAAATCAGCGGCCGTTTCTGTTGACGATCGTTGTCATCATCAGGGGAAGCAAGGGCAGTCAGACCATTGAGCTGATCAGCGGACAACGTGTTTACAAAATGCTTTAAAGCGACCTCATCCTCGCTGCCCGGAATGACAAAATCTTGCAAAGTGTTGAGCAACCCGATAATTTTACGATGAACAATCTGCCCGCCGGCCTTACGCAATTGCTTTAACAATGGAATCACTGCCGCATACGAGATAACTCCGGCCTGGGCCAAAAGCGATTGATCCTGCAACAACTGCAACTGCTCGATGCTGTCGGCCTCGGCGAGTTCCGGCAAGATATCCGCCAAAAGTTCATCTGAATAATTGACAATAAAGTGCGAGTTATTTCCCACGTTAAGCCGGAAAGCCTTCCCTGCTTCAGCCCGCAAAGCGGCATAGTTACCGAGGTTTAATTCAGCTGATTTCATCAACGTAGGCGCAGCCGCGTAATTGCTGTTCAAAGGTATTTGCCACAAACGATTGCGATCCTGATGTTCCCCGATGAAGAACTGTTTTTGGCGCAAAACCAAATCGCCGTTTTCTATGCTTGCACTGACCACCGGATAGCCGGGCTGCTCCAACCAAGTAGCCATTATTTCCCCGATTTTCAACCCGCTAGCGGCCTCTAGTGCCGCCCACAGATCCCGTCCTGCAGCATTGCCATATTTGTGTTTGGCAAAATAAGCTTTTAGCCCTTGCCGCAAAGCCTCGTTGCCAATCAAAGCACGGACCATGACTAACATCCGCGCACCCTTCGCGTAAACGATGGCAGAGTCAAAAAGCGCATCAATTTCGGCCGGATCATTTACCATTGTATAAACGGACTGAACACCGTCCGTAGCGTCGCGCCGCAAAGCTGCCGGAACATCGTTTGTGTTGAAGACTTCCCATATTTTCAAATTGGGCTCCAGCGCATCACAGGCGACATATTCCATCATGTTGGCAAAAGATTCATTCAACCAAAGGTCATCCCACCAATGCATTGTTACCAAATCACCGAACCATTGATGGGCCAACTCATGAGCAATGACTGTAGCTACGCGTTGCTTGGTCGGTAAGGAATGATTGTCGGGGTCGAGCAGCAGACAAGACTCGCGGTAAGTGACCAAGCCCCAGTTTTCCATGGCTCCGGCTGAAAAATCCGGCAACCCGACTTGATAGGATTGCGCTAACGGATAAGGCGTTTGATAGAAATTTTCGTAAAACTCGATGGAACGTACGGCAATGTCCAGGGCAAAATCCAACTCTTGCGGCTGATGGGCTTTTGTGGCCAAAACTCCGACTTTTACTCCGGACGCGGTGTGCGTGAATTTTTCCTGCAATTCGCCGCAGACAAAGGCCAAAAGATATGTCGACATTTTTACGGTGCGCTCAAAATAATGCACGCCGTCTACACATTTTATTTCCGGCTGATTGGCGAACACTCTTTCTCCTGGTAATTCATCAAATTTAATTGCTAAATCAAAGGTCGCTTTGGCGGCCGGCTCGTCAACACAGGGAAAGGCCTGCCGGGCGAAGGTGGTCTCAAACTGCGTGCCAATCAACTGTTTTTTTACTCCGTCAATTTGGTAGTAAGAGGGATATATGCCCATCATAGGATTAGTCAAAGCAGCACTGTATTCAATCTCAATCTGCATTTTTCCGGTGCTACCGGCTTTAATTTCCATCACTTCTGCATTGTCATCACAGCTGAAAGGGCAGGGTGATCCCGCAACTTTGACCGATTCCGGTTTCAGAAATTTTTGGTTGAGGCGAAAATTTGGTTCCAAAGCTTCGCCGTGGACAGTAACTTTACCTTTGATTGTTTTCTTTTCCCGGCTGATGTCGAGAAAAATTTCATACCGCTCCGGCTTAAAAGCGTCGTATAAACGTTTAAAATTATCCATAATATCCTCCATTCGTCGTTCTCAGTTTAATATGTAAAAGTATAGTAAATTCCGGCGGTCCTGGCTAGAGGAGGGAGAAGAGGGGCGAACCAATGTACGTACGAATGTACGAATGGGAGGGCATGCTGACCGCAGGTAATACGTTGACAAGGTCAATTTTAAGTGTTAATACCAAAGTTATACGAAGTCAGTTAAAGCAAACACACCAATTTTGCCGTCCAAGCCTGGCAGCTAACTTATAGCGTTATTATGTCGGAAGGATCGGCAGCAATTTTGCGTGTAATGCGTGTAACACGTGTAATGAGTGTAACAACAAAATTTTATTTAAAAACAGGAGGAATGATTATGCAAGATTTAATTATTATCGGAGCAGGTCCTGCCGGCGTATCAGCCGCACTATATGCCCAATCCCGTGGACTTAGCTTGACCATTTTTGAAAAAGACCGCATCGGTGGCTTGATCGGCAAA
This is a stretch of genomic DNA from Mageeibacillus indolicus UPII9-5. It encodes these proteins:
- a CDS encoding RidA family protein, whose translation is MKITEVKSPKAPQAIGPYSQAIIAGETIYVSGQLPINPTTGEMPTTITEQTEQSLKNIVSILAEAGVSMQNVVQATVLLHDINDFGAMNEVYGQFFKAPFPSRMAYQVACLPKNAKVEIAVIAVRS
- a CDS encoding MFS transporter yields the protein MTNTKAISCDAADTGASVVAANGKFAADTGASVVAANGRSAADTGTVSTEGKTRHTLSLLLLMASITLMAVLCELVPSGVLPLMAKHFAISEAKAGILVGGYAVASAICGIPLVSLTVEWPRKRLLFILIIGFAVSNIIVSFAPGFTVAILGRILGGICAGTLWPMITAYGMAFVEQRHQGRAVTIIMSGITVGMALGLPFMTKIGTLFGFQAEFLLLGILLVIIAVLCRIFLPSVAGEKRSRANSPLTMLKNRGVLLVILLTFLAVGVNYGLYTFITNLVAVTGYPGITTAQLLFGIGSVISIILAIRYIDRYLPEIVLALFLVGVIAMLTLYFAGSVYVLHLAFVLWGLGFGSLSSVFQAATARQVREGTAVANALQSSSFNFSIMIGSSVGGVLLGQKGAMAIVLLTAGVLAFGGVVSGLTRRQLSGLQ
- a CDS encoding NADH:flavin oxidoreductase, which translates into the protein MLLQTLNLSDLKLANRLVMPPMATESTADGKVTQKLIDYYVARSGKIGLIICEHAYVSPRGKASPGQLRLDEAADMQGLRALTTAVHEQGVTKIIQQINHAGPQTKVVENPFVVDTMTAADIAAVKNEFVAAALRVKTAGFDGVEIHCAHGYLLNQFYSPRKNHREDEYGGDVAGRLRLTCEILTEVRRAVGADYLVAVRFGAVDYRENGSLLTEVAPAAKLLVQAGADLIDISGGLTGFMRRDCVTPGWFKAEAQAAKIGGGVSVLLTGGITSRETAEDLLAAGVCDLIGVGRPLLQNPGVIDALLGNDSAE
- a CDS encoding response regulator transcription factor: MATILFMEDEKNIREVLAEYMQTAGHKVLACVNGFVAKEIVLGQTTAMVAASNAGNDVVEDFQSSASAPPLAGSASMPPLAASYSTPPLASSSPMLTTDHAEKPTSNSPMTAGNLPFDLAVLDIKVPGPDGLEILRLIKSRYGDSIGVIMLTAYDDLPMQLAAFNALADDFVTKPPAPVILLKRIEAVLRRCRLHNARSESSQCSTRPCAGIHPKTITPTTSPNNQTLPTAPTSYLAAGIALQVDNDGYSVYYQQRNLRLTVTEFLLFKTLYDHPGRVYNRDQLITAIFDADYIASERTIDTHVKNLRKKLPADCRSALETVIGLGYRWHREGR
- a CDS encoding sensor histidine kinase; translation: MSIFKTNHLRRKQISLGGKTFIYSMAIACLTLLVVLAYLFLLLPSLYIEDRRLANLDYAKKALHEYTETGHIPVEPNLQESMLAGVTIPHTGYKLSFNFGTVSGEIEVTGKAEQKVFDSFRNFKKFDDAAAIKQLWHQNSSYFKDFFAKLETAVNPSFKISLHDVAEPPGIPKRIAKLHYINSKAFIAEFIAEQNPSGTRYTSLWGIRQSPEATKIVLINSITPRATDILPTISKGVPLIVLLIFLIALGGARLYAGKIVKPIKRLAGLAEEGIIETEKTAAAANFRAVNAPNFTAADLGMTWANDYATSKEVAALSKALRSLFSTQSAAMHELIAQNKHREVFLRAAAHRMKTPVAAASLLLDGMIGKIGKYADYSTYLPQVKHELNEIIGIVNEINELGAAGLKVDLTKVDIGLLCQTVGKEFAVLRQDKGLQMTYRINGKPKFDMPDLKFEASAAGLATDESARLSVENEKSEGVVWLTDALMLRKILENLVGNAVRYTAAGGEILIDLKADSIRVINRPARIASTLLPVIFEPFVTGHSHAFGDSAQMPNTGNVLAPAYHPDMTGTAMQENEAHGHGLGLYIAKYFAKILNLDLIVHTDKDTVTFTLINRLITAQKNSN
- a CDS encoding ATP-binding cassette domain-containing protein encodes the protein MLKLDNVKVQFKDQVAVDLNREIDIATGERVGIIGSNGAGKTTLLKAILGIVPYSGRIISDVPMKAIGVHMQQNEYCEMVPIKVIMEMILGHSLKSDPQVQELIDFFDFSPCLTKRWKHLSGGQKQRLTLILVMARPSPLVMFDEVTSGLDFVTRDNLMRKLVTWYAGKETTLLITSHYYAELNNLADKILLIDHGQVVDYGSKEFLFKKYCGASVLTFPISTQGSAIAANHDLIIAPNGQIAIRCQSPEEELSVTAKLVAANINYQRTNHDIELISLNALARQNERKEERKS
- a CDS encoding ABC transporter permease, with the translated sequence MNKYTIKYEFLNALYNGYSFFFGAIFPIFLLHIIIYGLTDEVPAEYFGEVVTGLFIGMAVLVPLAAVFLNHVGTYANELEKNVPQRLKLFGFSDTNILLNKLVANGFFLFFCVAIYMVGTLPFLPIKLPRVHVILVWLVLIYLLGAELFLLAHGITSLVRRFAPAYLVSMTLYFLMMFLGGYMGLRQEKLPGLLRSVSDILPTTQMGNKFVDFWLGHDYNFASLVYSFLFFGALGALLNVVAHKTHARHS